One Mustela nigripes isolate SB6536 chromosome 5, MUSNIG.SB6536, whole genome shotgun sequence DNA segment encodes these proteins:
- the FOXF2 gene encoding forkhead box protein F2: MTTEGGPPPPPPRPPPAPLRRACSPAPGALQAALMSPPPAAAALETTSSSSSSSSASCASSSSSSNSASASSAACKSAGGGGGGAGAGSGGAKKASSGLRRPEKPPYSYIALIVMAIQSSPSKRLTLSEIYQFLQARFPFFRGAYQGWKNSVRHNLSLNECFIKLPKGLGRPGKGHYWTIDPASEFMFEEGSFRRRPRGFRRKCQALKPMYHRVVSGLGFGASLLPQGFDFQAPPSAPLGCHGQGGYGGLDMMPAGYDASTGAPGHAHPHHHHHHHVPHMSPNPGSTYMASCPVPAGPGGVGAAGGGGGGDYGPDSSSSPVPSSPAVASAIECHSPYTSPAAHWSSPGASPYLKQPPSLTPSSNPAASAGLHSSMSSYSLEQSYLHQNAREDLSVGLPRYQHHSTPVCDRKDFVLNFNGISSFHPSASGPYYHHHHHQSVCQDIKPCVM, translated from the exons ATGACCACCGAGGgcgggccgccgccgcccccgccgcgcccgccgccgGCCCCGCTCCGCCGCGCGTGCAGCCCGGCCCCTGGCGCACTCCAGGCCGCCTTGATgagcccgccgcccgccgccgccgccctggAGACCACCTCGTCGTCCTCATCGTCTTCCTCAGCCTCCtgtgcctcctcctcttcctcctccaactCGGCCAGCGCCTCCTCTGCCGCCTGCAAGAGCgcgggtggcggcggcggcggcgcgggcgccGGGAGTGGGGGCGCCAAGAAGGCGAGCTCGGGGCTGCGGCGGCCAGAGAAGCCTCCTTACTCGTACATCGCGCTCATCGTCATGGCCATACAGAGCTCGCCCAGCAAGCGCCTGACGCTCAGCGAGATCTACCAGTTCCTGCAGGCGCGCTTCCCCTTCTTCCGCGGCGCCTACCAGGGCTGGAAGAACTCCGTGCGCCACAACCTCTCGCTCAACGAGTGTTTCATCAAGCTGCCCAAGGGCCTCGGGAGACCCGGCAAGGGTCACTACTGGACCATCGACCCGGCCAGTGAGTTCATGTTCGAGGAGGGCTCGTTCCGCCGCCGGCCCCGCGGCTTCAGGCGGAAATGCCAGGCGCTCAAGCCCATGTACCACCGCGTAGTGAGTGGCTTGGGCTTCGGGGCCTCGCTGCTGCCACAGGGCTTCGACTTCCAGGCGCCCCCATCGGCGCCTCTCGGGTGCCACGGGCAGGGCGGCTACGGAGGCCTCGACATGATGCCTGCGGGCTACGACGCCAGCACAGGCGCCCCGGGCCACGCGCATCcgcaccaccatcatcatcaccacgtCCCGCACATGTCGCCCAACCCCGGATCCACCTACATGGCCAGTTGTCCCGTGCCCGCCGGGCCTGGGGGTGTCGGAGCTGCTGGGGGCGGCGGCGGAGGGGATTACGGCCcggacagcagcagcagcccagtgCCCTCATCCCCAGCCGTGGCGAGCGCCATCGAGTGCCACTCTCCCTACACGAGCCCCGCGGCGCACTGGAGCTCGCCCGGCGCCTCGCCTTACCTCAAGCAGCCGCCCTCCCTGACGCCAAGCAGCAACCCCGCAGCCTCGGCAGGCCTGCATTCGAGCATGTCCTCCTATTCGCTGGAGCAGAGCTACCTGCACCAGAACGCCCGGGAGGACCTCTCAG tgGGACTGCCTCGATACCAGCATCACTCTACCCCAGTGTGTGACAGAAAGGATTTTGTCCTCAACTTTAATGGCATTTCTTCTTTCCATCCCTCTGCAAGCGGACCAtattatcaccatcaccaccaccagagTGTCTGCCAGGATATTAAGCCCTGTGTCATGTGA